A stretch of the Vigna radiata var. radiata cultivar VC1973A chromosome 7, Vradiata_ver6, whole genome shotgun sequence genome encodes the following:
- the LOC106765424 gene encoding dual specificity protein phosphatase 1 codes for MTTSAAIEQFDKCMNGQIEVIARVWHLFQAYKKDKIPFKIDEGLYLGSIGTAVNKASLKDHNITHILTVAGRIPPAHPDDFVYKIIHVVDKEDEDLKKYFNECFDFIDEAKRLGGGVLVHCFAGRSRSVTIVVAYLMRTRGMSLSEALQHVRSIRPEARPNQGFICQLEDFEKSLQGASKSL; via the exons ATGACCACCTCAGCGGCTATCGAACAATTTGACAAATGCATGAATGGGCAAATAGAAGTAATTGCACGCGTTTGGCATTTATTTCAAGCCTACAAAAAGGACAAAATTCCTTTCAAAATAGATGAG GGTCTGTATTTGGGTTCGATTGGCACTGCAGTTAACAAGGCTTCTTTGAAAGACCATAATATTACTCACATTTTGACTGTGGCTGGTAGAATACCACCTGCTCATCCTGATGACTTTgtctataaaattatacatg TTGTtgacaaagaagatgaagacttaaaaaaatacttcaatgagtgttttgattttattgatgAAGCCAAAAGACTCGGTGGAGGTGTTTTGGTTCACTGTTTCGCTGGAAGATCAAGGAG TGTGACTATAGTTGTTGCATATCTGATGAGGACTCGTGGAATGAGCCTTTCTGAAGCTCTGCAACATGTAAGGAGTATACGACCAGAAGCACGTCCCAATCAGGGTTTTATTTGTCAGCTGGAGGACTTCGAAAAGTCTCTTCAAGGTGCCTCTAAGTCACTTTAG
- the LOC106765423 gene encoding basic 7S globulin 2: MATRCDIIHFFIFSIALLSLLSSSSSLAVNAASKPHAFILPIEKDPRTLQYSTSVEMGTPPFTLDLVIDIRERFLWFECGSDYNSSTYHPVRCGTNNCIQAKGTDCITCINHPLKTGCTNNTCGVQPFNPFADFYVSGDVGQDTLSSAHSTTRARAPSNLHVPAFVSSCVYPDKFGVEGFLLGLARGKKGVLGLANTAISLPAQLATKYHLQRKFALCLPSTSKFKKLGDLFIGGGPYYLPPHDASKFLTYTPLVTNPHSTGPIFDDDPSAEYFIDVKSIKVDGKTVNVNSSLLSIDKQGNGGTKLSTVIPYSRLHSSIYRPLVNSFVKKAAVRKMKRVASVAPFGACFNSRRVGNVPAIDLVLGGGVEWRIHGANSMVKVNKKVQCLGFVDAGLEPGSPIATSIVIGGYQMEDNLLEFDLASSRFGFSSSLSLHNATCSHFRLL; this comes from the coding sequence ATGGCTACTCGATGTGACATAATccatttcttcatcttttcaaTAGCTCTACTTTCACTGCTGTCTTCATCTTCGTCATTGGCAGTGAATGCAGCATCTAAACCCCATGCCTTCATCCTGCCCATTGAGAAAGACCCAAGAACCCTTCAGTACTCAACTTCCGTGGAGATGGGCACTCCTCCGTTCACACTAGATCTAGTTATTGACATAAGAGAACGTTTCTTATGGTTCGAGTGTGGCAGCGACTACAACTCCTCAACCTACCACCCTGTCCGATGTGGGACCAACAACTGCATCCAAGCCAAAGGCACCGATTGCATCACATGCATCAACCACCCTCTCAAAACGGGATGCACCAACAACACCTGCGGTGTTCAACCGTTCAACCCCTTCGCCGACTTCTACGTCAGCGGCGATGTGGGACAAGACACCCTCTCCTCCGCGCACTCCACAACCCGTGCAAGAGCACCCTCCAATTTGCACGTCCCGGCCTTCGTCTCTTCCTGCGTCTACCCGGATAAGTTCGGGGTTGAGGGCTTTCTCCTGGGCCTGGCCCGCGGCAAGAAAGGAGTGTTGGGCCTTGCAAACACTGCTATTTCACTACCAGCCCAACTCGCAACCAAATACCACCTTCAACGCAAGTTTGCGCTCTGTTTACCTTCGACTTCAAAGTTTAAGAAACTCGGGGATCTCTTTATCGGTGGCGGCCCTTACTATTTGCCACCTCACGATGCTTCCAAGTTTCTAACATACACTCCCCTCGTTACCAACCCCCATAGTACAGGCCCGATCTTTGACGACGATCCTTCCGCGGAGTACTTCATAGACGTTAAGTCAATAAAAGTTGACGGGAAAACTGTGAACGTTAACAGCTCTCTGTTGTCTATTGACAAACAGGGAAACGGGGGCACAAAACTGAGCACCGTTATTCCTTACAGCAGGTTGCACAGTTCAATCTACCGGCCTCTGGTGAATAGTTTCGTGAAGAAAGCAGCGGTGAGGAAAATGAAGAGAGTGGCTTCGGTGGCGCCGTTTGGGGCGTGCTTCAATTCGAGAAGGGTTGGGAATGTGCCAGCAATTGATCTGGTCCTTGGAGGTGGGGTTGAGTGGAGAATCCATGGGGCAAATTCAATGGTGAAGGTTAACAAAAAGGTGCAATGCCTCGGGTTTGTGGATGCAGGTTTGGAGCCTGGAAGTCCCATAGCAACTTCCATTGTTATCGGTGGGTATCAGATGGAGGACAATCTTTTGGAGTTTGATCTCGCTTCTTCAAGATTTGGTTTTAGCTCCTCCCTTTCACTCCACAATGCTACCTGTTCCCATTTCAGACTCCTTTGA
- the LOC106765556 gene encoding basic 7S globulin 2-like — protein sequence MASSSSSMASLLPIIIISFLFLFSLSNAHSPVSFTIPVTKDAATHQYLTTLSYGTPLVPTKLVLDLGGSFLWLHCASRNTPSSSSLTTPHRSLQCFAAKTHKSPNSFLSAPVDQHHYQPCQVFPENSITGTIATEGELVEDLIALQSAESKTIHEHQSRFTCSPNSLLHGLAKGARGMVGLARSRSSLPSQVFDNFSTQRKLTLCLSSSKGVLLLGNVAYESEILKSLTFTPLVTSFPSLDYFINVSSVKINGKRLSLDASEFNEQEGGGGGALTLISSIVPYTTMQSSIYNSFKEAFLDAAMSMNMTRVASVAPFELCFGSSQVGSSVPVIELVLQSEMVKWSVHGRNSMVRVSDEVSCLGFLDGGLNPRNSIVIGGYQLEDVIVQFDLATSMVGFSSSLLTKNTKCSDFKFGSSIPAESI from the coding sequence atggcttcttcttcttcttcaatggCTTCTCTTCTTCCCATAATCATCATctccttcctcttcctcttctcacTCTCCAACGCTCACTCCCCAGTTTCATTCACAATCCCTGTCACTAAAGACGCTGCTACTCACCAATACCTAACAACCCTCTCCTACGGCACTCCTCTTGTTCCCACCAAACTGGTCCTTGATTTGGGAGGTTCTTTCCTCTGGCTCCACTGTGCTTCCCGAAACACCCCTTCGTCTTCTTCCCTCACCACCCCTCACCGCTCCCTCCAATGCTTCGCAGCCAAAACCCACAAATCGCCCAACTCCTTTCTCTCCGCTCCCGTCGACCAGCACCACTACCAACCTTGCCAAGTCTTTCCGGAGAACAGCATCACCGGAACCATCGCCACCGAAGGAGAACTGGTGGAGGACCTCATCGCCCTTCAATCTGCGGAATCCAAAACCATCCACGAGCACCAGAGTCGCTTCACGTGTTCCCCTAACTCCCTCTTGCATGGCCTCGCCAAGGGTGCCAGAGGCATGGTTGGCCTCGCTAGGTCCCGCAGTTCGCTTCCCTCCCAGGTTTTCGACAACTTCAGCACGCAGAGAAAACTCACTCTCTGCCTCTCCTCCTCCAAAGGTGTTCTTCTCTTGGGGAACGTCGCTTACGAATCCGAGATTCTCAAGTCTCTAACCTTCACACCCCTCGTCACCAGTTTCCCCTCCCTCGACTACTTCATCAACGTCAGCTCCGTCAAAATCAACGGGAAAAGGTTGTCCTTGGACGCCTCAGAGTTCAACGAGCAAGAGGGTGGTGGAGGAGGGGCTTTGACTCTTATAAGCTCAATTGTGCCCTACACCACCATGCAGAGTTCCATTTACAACTCTTTCAAGGAAGCGTTTTTGGACGCTGCCATGTCAATGAACATGACCAGAGTGGCCTCCGTGGCACCCTTTGAGCTCTGTTTCGGTTCCTCGCAAGTGGGATCTTCTGTGCCGGTCATTGAACTGGTTCTGCAGAGTGAGATGGTGAAGTGGAGCGTACATGGGAGGAACTCGATGGTGAGAGTGAGCGATGAGGTGTCGTGTTTAGGGTTCTTGGATGGAGGTTTGAACCCGAGAAATTCCATTGTGATCGGAGGGTATCAATTGGAAGATGTGATAGTGCAGTTTGACTTGGCGACTTCCATGGTGGGATTTAGTTCTTCACTTCTCACCAAAAATACCAAGTGTTCCGATTTTAAGTTCGGTAGTTCCATTCCTGCAGAATCCATCTGA